One stretch of Roseimicrobium sp. ORNL1 DNA includes these proteins:
- a CDS encoding NAD(P)H-dependent oxidoreductase: MKRILVLFAHPRLRRSRIQRALADAVRDMEGVTFHDLYEAYPDFYINVPREQELLAQHDIIICQHPFYWYSTPAILKQWEDLVLEHGWAYGQGGTALCDKWWMHVMSTGGSAETYCCAGQNRYTIRQLLAPLEQTAMLCGMTFLPPLVVHSSFRISDLELHEHARQYRLLLQKLRDGQLTAADLLGADTLNLEL; encoded by the coding sequence ATGAAACGCATCCTCGTCCTCTTCGCACACCCGCGCCTGCGCCGCTCGCGCATCCAGCGGGCGCTGGCGGATGCCGTGCGTGATATGGAGGGCGTGACCTTCCACGATCTCTACGAGGCGTATCCCGACTTCTACATCAACGTGCCACGGGAACAGGAACTCCTCGCGCAGCATGACATCATCATCTGCCAGCATCCCTTCTACTGGTACTCCACGCCTGCGATACTGAAGCAGTGGGAGGACCTGGTGCTCGAACATGGCTGGGCTTACGGACAAGGCGGTACCGCCTTGTGTGACAAATGGTGGATGCATGTGATGAGCACCGGCGGCAGCGCTGAGACGTATTGCTGCGCGGGGCAGAATCGCTACACCATCCGCCAGCTTCTCGCTCCGCTGGAGCAGACGGCCATGCTGTGCGGCATGACTTTCCTGCCACCACTCGTGGTGCACAGCTCGTTTCGCATCAGTGATCTGGAATTGCACGAGCATGCGCGACAATATCGGTTACTCCTGCAGAAGCTGCGTGATGGCCAACTGACCGCCGCGGATCTGCTGGGAGCAGACACCTTAAACCTTGAGCTGTAA
- a CDS encoding dienelactone hydrolase family protein — protein MKTRHFLFGCALTAALSVSGMMKAQAEIKEGPVEYKAGDVVCEGWQAYDTEKEGKRPAVLVIHQWTGVSDYEKMRARMLAELGYNVLVADIYGKGVRPQKPDAAKEAGKYKQDRALYRERISAALDVLFKDPRTDDTRVAAMGYCFGGTGALEAARSGAALKGVVSFHGNLNTPTPDDAKNIKGQVLVLHGADDPVVPPAEVEGFEKEMKGHSVKYWFVSYPGAVHSFTQKGAGNDNSKGSAYNADADEKSWKEMKDFLEKILK, from the coding sequence ATGAAAACTCGCCACTTCCTCTTCGGGTGCGCCCTTACCGCTGCCCTGTCCGTTTCTGGTATGATGAAAGCCCAAGCGGAGATCAAGGAGGGACCGGTGGAATACAAGGCTGGCGATGTCGTCTGTGAAGGCTGGCAGGCCTATGACACGGAGAAGGAGGGCAAGCGCCCGGCCGTGCTCGTCATCCACCAGTGGACTGGCGTGAGTGATTACGAAAAGATGCGCGCCCGCATGCTGGCGGAACTGGGATACAACGTCTTGGTGGCGGACATCTATGGCAAGGGCGTGCGTCCGCAGAAGCCGGATGCGGCCAAGGAGGCTGGCAAGTACAAGCAGGACCGCGCGCTCTACCGTGAACGCATCAGCGCCGCGCTCGATGTGCTCTTCAAGGATCCCCGCACGGATGACACGCGCGTGGCGGCCATGGGTTACTGCTTCGGCGGCACTGGCGCGCTGGAGGCTGCCCGCAGCGGCGCTGCCCTGAAAGGTGTCGTGAGTTTCCATGGCAATCTCAACACCCCGACTCCGGATGATGCGAAGAACATCAAGGGCCAGGTGCTCGTGCTGCACGGCGCGGATGATCCCGTGGTGCCTCCGGCGGAAGTGGAAGGCTTCGAAAAGGAGATGAAGGGCCACAGCGTGAAATACTGGTTCGTCTCCTATCCCGGAGCGGTGCACAGCTTCACCCAAAAGGGTGCCGGCAACGACAACTCCAAGGGCTCCGCGTACAATGCGGATGCGGATGAGAAGTCGTGGAAGGAGATGAAGGACTTCCTCGAGAAGATCCTGAAGTAG
- a CDS encoding monovalent cation:proton antiporter-2 (CPA2) family protein, giving the protein MHLESFLAQAFIYLLAAVVSVPVAKRLGMGSVLGYLIAGALIGPFAMGFIGKEGQDVMHFAEFGVVMMLFLVGLELQPKLLWRLRGPVLGMGGAQVLGTGAVIALAGWAMQYPGKQAIAAGLILAMSSTAIALQSLAEKGLMKTNAGQSSFAILLFQDLAVIPLLAVLPLLSSHAAKPEAEHAHGHGFAENLPGWQQALLTFGAVALIVGGGRYLIRPIFRYIAKTQLREMFTATALLLVVGTALLMQAVGLSAALGTFLAGVVLAESEFRHELESDLEPFKGLLLGIFFIAVGASIDFALVASQPGEIALWIAGMVLLKGIVLFLVARFSGLCLPESLLMACALSQGGEFCFVLFSVAQSGGALPGALANKLTAVVALSMAVTPILLLIYEKLLHPRLQKRENEREADAIPETDNPVLIAGYGRFGHIVGRLLAVNGIESTVLDLDSEQVDFLRRMGMKLFYGDASRLDLLHSAGAAKAKLFILAIDDEEKSLKIIETVKHQFPHLTILARASGRLHAYEMVRRGAHYIYRETLGSSLDLGTEALRLLGIPAHEAHHAAKKFRDFDEGNIRCMAEVWFEHKDGDEYVNAARDQIAEMEKLFAVDAEVRERPTDEAWDTESLRREALGEEDSAPNS; this is encoded by the coding sequence ATGCATCTCGAGTCCTTCCTCGCCCAAGCTTTCATCTACCTGCTAGCCGCTGTGGTGTCCGTGCCCGTGGCCAAGCGTCTGGGCATGGGCTCGGTGCTCGGCTACCTGATTGCCGGCGCCTTGATTGGCCCCTTCGCCATGGGTTTCATTGGGAAGGAAGGGCAGGACGTGATGCACTTCGCCGAGTTCGGCGTGGTGATGATGCTCTTCCTCGTGGGTCTGGAGTTGCAACCAAAGTTGCTGTGGCGTCTGCGTGGCCCCGTGCTTGGCATGGGAGGCGCGCAGGTGCTGGGTACTGGTGCTGTGATCGCTCTCGCAGGATGGGCCATGCAGTATCCCGGCAAACAGGCCATCGCCGCCGGCCTCATCCTGGCGATGTCCTCCACCGCCATCGCGCTGCAGAGCCTGGCAGAGAAGGGGCTCATGAAGACCAACGCGGGGCAGTCCAGCTTCGCCATCCTGCTCTTCCAGGATCTCGCGGTCATTCCGTTGCTTGCGGTGCTGCCACTGCTTTCCAGTCATGCGGCCAAGCCTGAGGCCGAACACGCGCACGGCCATGGGTTCGCTGAGAATCTCCCGGGATGGCAACAGGCCCTGCTGACGTTTGGAGCGGTGGCACTGATTGTCGGAGGGGGGCGTTATCTCATCCGTCCCATCTTCCGCTACATCGCGAAGACGCAGTTGCGGGAAATGTTCACGGCCACCGCGCTGCTTCTGGTGGTGGGCACGGCATTGCTGATGCAGGCCGTGGGACTCAGCGCGGCTCTGGGCACCTTCCTCGCGGGCGTGGTGCTGGCAGAAAGTGAATTCCGCCATGAACTGGAGTCCGACCTTGAGCCGTTCAAAGGACTGCTGCTGGGCATCTTCTTCATCGCTGTGGGCGCGAGCATCGACTTCGCGCTTGTCGCATCGCAACCAGGTGAGATTGCGCTGTGGATTGCCGGCATGGTCCTGCTGAAGGGAATCGTGCTTTTCCTCGTGGCGCGTTTCAGTGGGCTGTGTCTTCCAGAAAGCCTGCTCATGGCCTGTGCGCTCTCGCAGGGTGGCGAATTCTGCTTTGTGCTTTTCTCCGTCGCGCAGTCAGGTGGCGCGCTTCCCGGTGCGCTCGCTAACAAGCTCACCGCCGTGGTGGCACTCAGCATGGCAGTCACACCCATCCTGCTTTTGATTTACGAGAAGTTGCTGCATCCACGCCTGCAGAAGCGCGAGAACGAACGTGAGGCGGATGCGATTCCCGAGACTGACAACCCGGTGCTCATCGCAGGCTATGGCAGGTTTGGCCACATCGTGGGCCGCCTTCTTGCGGTGAATGGCATCGAATCCACCGTCCTGGACCTGGATTCGGAGCAGGTGGACTTTCTGCGCCGTATGGGCATGAAGCTCTTCTACGGCGATGCCAGTCGCCTGGACCTGCTGCACAGTGCCGGTGCTGCGAAGGCCAAGCTCTTCATCCTCGCCATTGATGACGAAGAAAAGAGCCTGAAGATCATTGAGACCGTGAAGCATCAGTTCCCGCACCTCACGATCCTCGCGCGGGCTTCGGGGCGCCTTCACGCGTATGAGATGGTACGTCGCGGCGCGCACTACATTTACCGCGAGACCTTGGGCAGTTCGCTGGACCTCGGCACCGAGGCACTGCGCCTCCTGGGCATCCCCGCACATGAGGCCCACCATGCTGCGAAGAAGTTCCGTGATTTTGATGAGGGCAACATTCGTTGCATGGCCGAGGTGTGGTTCGAACACAAGGACGGCGATGAATATGTGAATGCCGCACGCGACCAGATCGCGGAAATGGAGAAGCTCTTCGCGGTGGATGCGGAGGTGCGGGAACGTCCCACGGATGAGGCGTGGGACACGGAGTCACTGAGGAGGGAGGCGCTGGGGGAGGAGGACTCCGCACCAAACTCCTAA